One genomic segment of Hordeum vulgare subsp. vulgare chromosome 2H, MorexV3_pseudomolecules_assembly, whole genome shotgun sequence includes these proteins:
- the LOC123427031 gene encoding acyl-CoA--sterol O-acyltransferase 1-like — protein MADGDLRSLVAVSAAVTAAMCYVRFAAGRLRPGLPRLAAFLPVLAVLPFLPLAFRAVHPRAISGFFLAWLAEFKLLRLAAGQGPLHPSLPLPAFVAVASGPVRLRGDGPDKARQGTSSSLDPASSAVMAALLAAIVSLYRYQELMNQYVLLTLYAFHVYLALELVLASAAAAARALLGMGLEPQFDRPYLSASLRDFWGRRWNLSVPAVLRPCVYRPVRARLGPAAGVLAAFVVSGLVHELMFYYITLRPPTGEATAFFALHGACAVAEAWWARHQGWWRPPRLVATPLTLAFVLVTAFWLFFPPITRPGADKLVIAECEAAVAFVRDAGAWAAGSVRSVWTGRS, from the coding sequence ATGGCCGACGGCGACCTGCGCAGCCTGGTGGCGGTCTCGGCCGCGGTGACCGCGGCCATGTGCTACGTCCGTTTCGCGGCCGGGCGCCTCCGCCCAGGCCTCCCCCGCCTCGCCGCGTTCCTCCCGGTGCTCGCCGTCCTCCCGTTCCTCCCCTTGGCCTTCCGCGCCGTCCACCCGCGCGCCATCTCCGGGTTCTTCCTCGCCTGGCTGGCCGAGTTCAAGCTCCTCcgcctcgccgccggccagggcCCCCTCCACCCGTCCCTCCCGCTCCCCGCCTTCGTCGCCGTCGCCTCCGGCCCCGTCAGGCTCCGCGGCGACGGGCCCGACAAGGCTCGGCAAGGCACGTCGTCGAGCCTGGACCCGGCCTCCTCCGCCGTCATGGCCGCGCTGCTCGCCGCCATCGTGTCGCTGTACCGGTACCAGGAGCTGATGAACCAGTACGTCCTGCTCACCCTCTACGCCTTCCACGTGTACCTGGCCCTGGAGCTGGTCCTGGCGTCGGCGGCCGCGGCGGCGCGCGCGCTGCTGGGCATGGGTCTGGAGCCGCAGTTCGACCGGCCGTACCTGTCGGCGTCGCTGCGGGACTTCTGGGGCCGGCGCTGGAACCTGTCGGTGCCCGCCGTGCTCCGGCCGTGCGTGTACCGCCCcgtgcgcgcgcgcctgggcccgGCCGCCGGGGTGCTCGCGGCGTTCGTGGTGTCCGGGCTGGTGCACGAGCTCATGTTCTACTACATCACGCTGCGGCCGCCCACCGGGGAGGCGACGGCCTTCTTCGCGCTGCACGGCGCGTGCGCGGTGGCGGAGGCGTGGTGGGCGAggcaccaggggtggtggcgacCGCCGCGGCTGGTTGCCACCCCGCTGACGCTGGCGTTCGTGCTCGTGACGGCCTTCTGGCTCTTCTTCCCGCCGATCACGAGGCCCGGGGCCGACAAGCTCGTGATCGCCGAGTGTGAGGCGGCCGTCGCGTTCGTGCGGGACGCCGGCGCCTGGGCGGCCGGCTCCGTGCGGTCGGTCTGGACGGGCCGCTCGTAG
- the LOC123427030 gene encoding cyclin-T1-3-like, translating to MDIMQTSDSSHHGIVENSPYTTPYDRRVEGDQLGASWYFSRKEIEENSLSRRDGIDLKKESYLRKSYCTFLQDFGMRLKVPQVTIATAIVFCHRFFLRQSHAKNDRQTIATVCMFLAGKVEETPRPLKDVVLISYEIIHKKDPAAVARIKQKEVYEQQKELLLIGERLVLVTLGFDMNVHHPYKPLVEAIKKFKVAQNALAQVAWNFVNDGLRTSLCLQFKPHHIAAGAIFLAAKFLKVKLPADGEKVWWQEFDVTPRQLEEVSNQMLELYEQNRVGPPPSQGNDTEGSSASVVNQRAPVKAEEPPAHEAHQAPRQSNIPGRHGHDHPQPEKQNSNQRIPKSEARDGTANSNEGTNMSSSMMDAMKKIDKDKVKAALEKRRKSKGDAGRKVDVMDDDDLIERELEHGVELAAEDEKKHDRRQSWPHPVHREDHQNTARKVENTEEGELSLDSQEHRSPGPDIRKRKEVYDRSNDRSAERDIKRPRP from the exons ATGGATATCATGCAGACTAGTGACTCTTCACATCATGGAATTGTAGAGAACAGCCCTTATACAACTCCCTATGATAGACGTGTGGAAGGTGACCAACTTGGTGCTTCGTGGTATTTTAgtagaaaagaaatagaagagaaTTCCCTTTCAAGGAGAGATGGTATTGATTTAAAGAAGGAGTCTTAccttcgcaagtcatactgcacttTCCTTCAGGATTTCGGGATGAGGCTTAAAGT GCCCCAAGTAACAATTGCTACAGCTATAGTATTCTGTCATCGTTTTTTTCTTCGTCAATCTCATGCCAAAAATGATAGACAG ACAATAGCCACCGTTTGCATGTTCTTGGCgggtaaagttgaagaaacacctaGACCCCTGAAGGATGTCGTACTCATCTCTTATGAGATAATCCACAAAAAGGATCCTGCTGCAGTTGCTCGAATTAAGCAGAAG GAAGTGTATGAACAACagaaggaacttcttttgatcGGGGAGCGTCTTGTGCTTGTAACACTTGGTTTTGACATGAATGTGCACCACCCTTACAAGCCTTTGGTTGAAGCAATAAAAAAATTCAAGGTTGCTCAAAATGCACTTGCTCAAGTTGCCTGGAATTTTGTCAATGATGG GCTACGCACTTCACTTTGCCTGCAATTTAAGCCCCATCATATTGCGGCGGgcgcaatcttccttgctgcaaagTTCCTCAAAGTCAAGCTTCCAGCAGACGGGGAAAAGGTCTGGTGGCAAGAGTTTGACGTAACTCCACGACAGTTGGAAG AGGTTAGCAACCAAATGTTGGAGCTCTACGAGCAGAACCGTGTTGGGCCACCACCATCACAAGGGAATGATACTGAAGGCAGCTCTGCAAGTGTGGTTAATCAGCGTGCTCCTGTGAAAGCTGAGGAGCCTCCTGCCCATGAAGCTCATCAAGCCCCTAGACAGTCGAACATACCAGGCCGTCACGGGCATGACCACCCTCAGCCTGAAAAGCAGAACTCAAACCAGAGGATACCCAAGAGCGAAGCAAGGGATGGCACTGCCAACAGCAATGAAGGCACCAATATGTCATCATCAATGATGGATGCGATGAAAAAGATAGATAAGGATAAGGTGAAAGCTGCGTTGGAGAAACGGAGGAAATCGAAAGGCGATGCTGGTAGGAAAGTTGACGTCATGGATGATGATGACCTAATTGAGAGGGAGCTGGAACATGGCGTGGAATTGGCTGCCGAGGACGAGAAGAAACACGACAGAAGGCAGAGCTGGCCCCACCCCGTGCACCGGGAGGATCACCAGAACACGGCTCGCAAGGTGGAGAACACCGAAGAGGGTGAGCTGTCACTGGACAGCCAGGAACACCGCTCCCCTGGCCCTGACATCCGGAAGAGGAAGGAGGTGTACGACAGGAGCAATGACCGCAGCGCTGAGAGAGACATCAAGAGGCCGAGGCCATGA